The Juglans regia cultivar Chandler chromosome 10, Walnut 2.0, whole genome shotgun sequence genome includes the window TTGATATCGTCCTTGCTCTTTGCCATGTTATTTTTCTCTCAGTGACTCTCAACCGCCCGCGTCTCATGTGCGTATTCATCGGCGTCTCAGCACTTCGTGTGCGTGACACATAAGCACATTACAGCAATACGTGGCTGACTCCAGTCAGGAAAGGCCGACAAGTGTAACTTTAAACTGCCGCGTGGTGTGCTCTTCTTAACCTCGCTTATATTTGTCAGCCTTTCTGTGTTCTACTTTGTTACCTGGCTTACTTTTGTTAAAACCATAACATTGCAATGCTGGTTTTTTTCCtactatttgtatttttcttggttagatGTTGCATTGATAGCACATGCAACTCGTCATCTAGAAATGGAACAGCAAGTATATAGAACAGACACGTAcacgcacacacatatatgtgcAGGACATGAAAATGTGAAATGTGAGTATACACACAACTTCCTCCAGCTCTTTTATCAGTCCGCTTGCTCTCCTCTGCAAGTTTGAAACAGACAATCTGGACGGCCCAGAGACTCATATCAGATGATAGATAGcgtgattaaattttttttttttaaagacaatACATTTGATCTTCCATCCATTTTCGAAATGGTAAAGCAGGATGTATCAGCCAACAGGACCTACATGTTCTACATACATTTCCAATTGTAAAGCAATCAACTACCTTTTGCTTTGTTAGAAGGGAAAAACTaacacaagaaaagaaaaaaaaaaaagagtagttTCCTGATAATTAAGCTATGGAATTTGAGCAATTTCAATCAAAATTTTGTGCAGGGATTGTGGCTTTGAGAGGAAGGGAGAGTGGTCACTGCCTTTAATCTTGAAAACTCCTTCGGGTGGGTTTTCCCTCACAAGCTTCTCTTGGACATCTGGTGAAAGTGCACGATCATCCAGTGTCTGTATGTAGAATCTCCGGCCAATTCCATAATTTTCAGGGGTTAATGATAGCTTCTCCATGATTGGACGGAGTGGGATGGGTCTCGTGGATACCATGGCCAAAGCAACATCCTGAAGAGAACGACATTCCATCAATTTCTTCAGTATTAAGTAGGGAATACTACTTAACAGACCACCGAGtaaaaattgcattttttttctgcCAATAATTACTTGGTGGAATCAAACATCATACAAATTTCACAACTTTTTCATGTGATATAAGAAACGCTCGATTAAAAGTTTCAATAGAATGCAGAATACATCACAATTATGTCTCAAAGACAGGAGCAGAATCGGTTGAAGGACCATAAGGCATAATCCCATGTTACTCTCCTGAAACTAAGCATGaaatcgaatatatatatatggaagccTTGGCTTATTGCATTCAAAAATATGCATCAGATAAATGGTACCATACCTTCGCTGGGGACTGATTGAAATATAATCCTTTCATTTGCTCTTTCTCAAACATGAATCCCGTGGGAGGTTTGTCTTTTCCGTTCCCGTAAATCAAAAACTTCGATTCCTTAATGAAATGTTCTGCAGAACCGAGCTGTAGCACAAATATCTTATGTTAGAACAATTGAAAGAACAGTGTCCAGAGCAAGAACTCGGAAACATAAACATAAGCGATGAAAACATAGCATGTGTTAATTGCATTGATTATGTACCTCTTCAGCAAATACATCAAAAGGCCTCTGGCCATTGGATACCATTGTAGCAcaaaggaagattgcttttgatATCTTCTGTGGAAAACGTTCCATTGCATAAGAAATACATGCACCTCCGCTGCTATGACCGACCAGAATGACCTGCAAACAACTACAAAGATAAGGAATTTGGCGGAATAAAAGCCAGCAAAGTGTTCCTAGATTATAAAAGTATGGCAAAATAATATGTATCGTTTTACCTTTTCATCCTCTGGAAGGCCCTGTAGATAATCAATCAATGGCTTTGAATACCCCGCCAGTGTAGCAACGCTATTTGTATCCGTCAAATCAATACCAGATCCCGTGAGATCAAAGGCAATAGGAAACAGACCTGACTCCTCCAGCAGGGCAATGTTCTTGTACCAACACCATGCTCCAAACCCTTCTCCATgaattagaataaatttttttgatttaattttttccaGAAAATCCGGAGCCTGTAGAGGATAGGAAATACAACTGGTTATAGCACTTTCATGTCATTCATTCTCTTTGGGCGAAACAAGTTTGCCAATCTCAATCCGTCAACTGCATATAGCAGCATATTAGCACTGAAAGAGGAGAAAAGCCTATTAAAATACTACAACTAACTGAGTATGAGAGCTCAAACCTTAATAAATCATACATGGATGATGAGCAAAAGTGAGTCttcaaacatcatttttctGGTGTATTAAAAAATTGCAGCTCATACTTTTCCAGATTCACTTTAAAGTAAGTCTTTTTCCTTTACCTTTTAATATACACTAAATGTTCTCCTAGTAGACCATTGACTGCTACTGTTTCGACTCATAATTAGGCCCCTTTTCACTTTAACCCGTAGCTTACAGATCTTAATCATGAAAATCCACTTTTCTTTAATATCTGCTCAACCAGAAACTGTAATTAACACAATGATTGcacataaaaatacatacaaatgaagaaaagaaagagcaaAAACATGTGTTTTGGGGTTCTTCAAATTCAATCTTACTTGTTTTTCATTAGAGAGCGGGTCATCAGGGAGATTGCGTCTCCTAAAGCTCGTGGACCCGATTCGTCGCGACATGGATCCTTCGAACCTCTGAGACAACTGGTGCTGATGGAGAGCCATAGACAAAGCCTGCCTGTGCAATAACTCCTCCTCagatatcattttcctttgagACCGTCCCATTCTCTTGCTCCTGGAACCATTTTCGTTGGCCTCCGTCTTCTTTGTCATGCAAATAAACCGATTACCCATTATTCTAAAACTAGTTTCAGACAATACCCAGAAATCGTACGGTCAATTCCGGACAGTCAATTTTCATGGAAGACGAGGTATCTCGAACATTGTTTCCTCTCTCTTGTTATAGAGACGAGATTtgttgagagagagggagagagtgggtgagaaggagagagaaacaTCAACGAATCTGTTGCAAGTTAtaaatgcaaaaagaaaaaattactattaCTAACAAACTGTGAATATGATGTGAACACAAACGCCAACTGGTTTTGGGAGCCATATTTAATGCTTTTCTGTCTTTCAAACTTCAACTGCTGAAGACTTTCaatgcgctctctctctctctgtagatTATACATCTACTGTAGTTTTATTGACTGGTGAGCTGATTGCAGTTAAAAGACGAGGTAGAAAATGAACAGCATGTGGGGAAATTGGAGCACGATGGATGTTATCTCTTAAGCTAATGAAATTTTAGCATTTGAAAGATTTGCAAATAACTTGATCATCCATGTTTGATAAAAATTCCATTAATTAGAATGTTTTTATAAACTTGCTTGAAATTCACATTTCACATGAATGATTTGGTCAATAGTGGTTGAGACTCGAGAAGCCAAGTGCAGTAGTTAAGAACATGAATCATACACACACTTTATCTGGCCAACTAATTTTTACCTTGTCTCTTGAAACCAAGGTCATTTTGTCAACTAAAGTGGTTATCTTGTACTAGGCattatcttttcaaatataactttaaaaagaAGTTCTCGTCCTCTCGTTAAATGTCAAGAACATCTCGATTGCAAAGGCTCTTACAAATATCCTTGTCTGTTTACTAGTGCCCCCATTTTTCATGCCATTCGAGTAATTGGATATACGTGTGTGACTGGAGTGGCTCAGGAAATCCCAATCACCAACTTGGTTCTTCCCACTAATAACCTGTGCACCGAacttccttgtttctttttcccttGCTTCTTGAGGTCCAAAGCCTGATAGGTGAGGATATGCTTTTTCCATATACAAAGTTTAGGGGTTAACAACTAAGATTTTAAGTTCAccatctttttattaaaaaaaaaaaaaaaaatcaccccCACCAAGGCTTTTCTCAATTAAATGATAGAAAATTTGATATGACATTATTTAGGCGATCATTTAAATAGTAATCATTATAATTGTGACACCTCAACAGGTGATTcgagatgataaaatttaagataaaatttaatattaaattcgaaacatgtaataaataattatttaataatgataaatgaaCTACATCATTGCTACCTTATTACTCCATGATGCGTCCAAGtgtatcaattaaaataattccaGGATCCTTGACGTCACTAATTGATATATTTCCTGCCACCACGTcgattaactaaaataataccCGATAGGACGAAAAATGACAGCACACCAATTATTTTCGGCCATTTAATTCGGTCGTTTTCATactattctttcctttttttttttctctaaaccCTGCATGCAGagactttattattaaaatttattgacATGACGAAGATTGATGTTGGCATTTAGCAGGCAAAGAAGCCAATGAAGCAGTCAGGAATGTCGTTGTAAACAGAAAGCTCAACGGAgaattctaaataaaaatgttaagaTATGTTTgggtacaaaaatattattaactcgtatcattatactttttttaaatttttatataaaatataattaataattgaattttttaaaataacaaaacaataataatattaaaaaataatattctaacaatatttaattcaattcatttaaaactatgGCATCTTATCTACCCTTTATTCTTCACAGGCTGTATAGCATATCTGTATGCATTATGAGTTATTTAATATGCGAAAATTATAAAGTTCGGGTAGTGACAATTTTGCATACATTTGAAATAACGCAAGGATTAGAAGTTTTATGCTGAAAGAAACCGGGTTTGTAGGGTTACCAACTGGTGAAAAGGAACACTGAGCTTCTGGTTTCTGAAATTTGTTTCAACTGTTCGTTTGCATGCTGAATCGATAGTGAAATCTTAAGCTGAAAAGGTCGTCATGGACATTACAATGGAAGAAATCGCTCTGTTTCTTCCGAATCACATTACATCAATAACCAGTCACCGGCAACGCTGTCTTCTTTCAAATAAGTAAAGCTTCAACAAATCGACAACAGAGTACCAAAGAATTCCACAACCACATTAATTTATCTACATCTCTAAGGGGTTAAGGGTTAAAACCATTTTCACATAAACAAAGGACCTAAAACACATCATGCAGAAGTGATCAGAAAACGTATACCTCTGACATACTTCTGGGTTTAACCAAAAAAGGACCAGTGGAAAGTGTTGCTAGCCTGACATGAATGACATGGCTCGTCTGAAATCCAAAGACTTGAGGGCTGACTCTGGGAAATGCTTCCCAGCGGGTACCCATAGCTCACCATTACGGGGCAGCATCACCTGTGGCTGGCAACTAGTGTCACCTTCACCAGCTTCCATAAATGggacttctttctttttcttcacaaattcaaaaaactccGCGACCTGGCGTGCATACCTTCAAGAAAAAGCCaaaatgcagaaaaataaatgatagattTTTGGGTTAAGATCTGTTCTGACTTGTATACCGTGTATTAATAAAAATGCCAAAATGCAAACACAGCCAGAGCAATAAAACCATAGGCATTTTACAAGGCCACTAGAAGTTTAGTTGGGGGCAGATATTCCACTACACCCACTATAATCCACCTCTGTTTCATTCATTTATGGTATTTTCATATAGAATGTCAGCAATTAACAGTGACACATATGTGACCATATGCCCAGTAAATGTATGAAACTACGCAAACACACACCGAACTTTCTATACACTTTTGAGAAGCAGCCACATCTAAAATATGCTAGACACTACACAGACCAGTGTCCACACAGCATATACTTCACTTCTTTCTATGTATGAACAATAACCCAGAGCATGGTAAGAGATGTATATTCTTGCCTTCGAATGTATTGGTCACTGTGTTTCTCAGCAAAACATATTGCATAGCATGTCAATCGAATCATCACTTCCGCCATGATGGAAGCTTACAATTCAAACTTATTGGATTATTAAAGACGGCCATACCAACAATGGACCAAATATAACTGCTCAAAACATATCTTTTACAGACTGAACAAAAGGAAAGTTTCTCAGACCATCCAAACCACGACTATGCCCAAACATAATTTGATAGGATACATGACCAAATGTTAAATGAGAGATAAAGGCTAGAATCAGAAAAAGTATAACTTGACAAAAAATTTGATTCAGCCTCAGCAACCCCACAGAACACTTGGGGTGGGGGAGAGGCAGAACCAATCATATTTCTATGCATACgaattaaatatcaaaatgatgCGTTATCTTACTGTCTCTTTGCTTCAATGTCTCTGCTGAAATCAATGTTGGGTTCACAGTCAAGAATCAAAGCAGGAACCTGCTTGTGACGAAAAAACTTTTAGTTAAGTGCACGAATAAATAAGTATGAgaagtttatttaaaaatagcaAATATCATACCTTCTGGATACTTGAGTGCATATGATCACCCTCCAAATAGAACACACGGTCCCTTATATCAGGATGTAAAGTGCTGTCCATATGCAAGGGTAGCTTACTGACAGATAGTACACCATGATTTCCACTTTGGAATGGAAAAAGCCAGCTCTCATGTTTTTCATGCAAGTCGTGGAGATACTCTAGGGAGACCCCACCCTCCTCTGTTCTTTTTCTAAGCTGCATTCGCTTGTGGCAAGTATCAGGACTCGCTCTAAGATAGATGAAGCCGTCAGGAATAAGCCCAGGCAAGCATGATACCACTGGATCAAACCACGAGTCATAGATACTGATCTCCATCTCATTCATCCAATTTGCTTCATGAACAGCTCGTACAAAGACCTTTATTGAATAAGAACAAGATAAGAGGAATCAGCATTGAAAATAGTAATAGGGTTTTTCTTCCTCTTGAATGGGACCAACGGGAGAAGAAAGATGGGtagaaaatgtataaaaatcctctttttattcattttttcatgtCAAGCAAATAAtaacaaagcaaaacaaaacagTTTTTattctcggacacccggtgccaattaaaaaaaataacagagaaagagagagatgcttACCATTCTGTCACTGAAAACACTCCTTTCCATCAATCTGAGGGGCTTGATACCACCAGATGACTCTCTCTCTTGCATAACCCTCGTAACAAAAACATAGTTCTGGAAGGTATAAGCATACCTTTGTGGCTCAGCATAAAAAGCATCCAATATGTTGAAGTGGTCGGGTCCAACATCCTGCCACTTGTTAATGGGTTCTGGAACAATCTCGACAAGATCACGTAGCTCAAGGGTTTCATTAGCTATTCTCTTAAGGAAAGTTGTCTTTCCAACACTGATATTTCCCTCAACACAGAAAGTAATTCGTTTCTTCTGTACCTGCTTCACATCTGAGTTTGAACCGTCCTCTTTCAACTCTTCATCAACACTTTCTTTGATGTACATAGTTATACTCTCGGCATGGTTTCTATGTATTATTCCTACGCAGCTCTGCAGGAACTCAACCATCTTCTGACTAGATTTGCCGAAGAACTGCATATGCAAGCACACTTATCCTTATCATGAAAGTGTTAAGGAAAAGACCGTATACCGGCCATAACATGCTCTCTTCTGTTTGCATGGAACATGAGCTTGTACGTTTTTTATGCAATTTACTCcagttattttatgttttaaaataattacttagcTGATTAGCACAGAGAGTCGAATCCGCTTTGAACacgaggaaaaaaaatgcttcTGCAACTTAttacaataaattttaataataatctgCCATTTTCAAAGCCTTAAGAAATTCCTGCTGTAAGTTTCAAAAGACTGAATAACTTGAGTGGACTAAAGTAAGCTATGAATTGGGCGACTTGGCAAGAGTTGGGTTTCAGCCAAAACGTGCTATATTAGAAACACAACTTTTGGATTAACTCGAAATCGATGGCTATGAAAACAGAATCACTCGGAAAAGTCCTGCAACCAGTAATCACTCAGCGACATATTTGAACCGCTAATCTCAAAATATCGAACAATATAAGTCGGACTGAGTCCAGCTGTGAGTGGGAAATATAACCACATTACACAGTGGGACTTTAACCGATAAACTCGTCTCTAGAATCTAGAACACAGAATTTAGTAATAAACAATAAAGCCCATTTGGGATACGCTCGTTGCACTCTCGATATacgaaactaaagaaaaattattcaccATTAATCACTGTTCACCACCCAACATCAAAACACTCCCCTATCCAATCAAAAATGCTTCATATCCTATGAAAAATTATAGGTagagtgaatagtggctgatccAACTAAAACATCTTATCTCCTGTGGCACTATCTAGAACTGAAAACCAAATCATTCCGGCCCAAGAAcatttttttcctgaaaaataACTCAACATTTCAAGCAAAGAATACCTTGTCCCTGTACAATTGCTTGAGCTCAGCAACTCCCCCAATGCCCTTCTCCACCAGCTTGATTAAATTCCTCGGCCCCACGCCAGGAATCGTCAACAAATCCGGATTACCTATAATCAACGCCGTCGAGCCCATATGCCTCCAAATACCGCCATCAGTACTTAACCTCGATGACTTCTTCTCCGACTCCTTCTCGGCCTCCAAGCCTTCAGCACTCTCGGATAACTTCTCGGATCCCGACACATCAGAACCCGCGTGCGTCCAGGCCGCCCGGGATCCGCTCCTGGCCCGGAAGTGCGTTTTGTTATCGATTTCGCAGCGGCAAATAAGACAATAATTTCTGGGTTTGGCGGCGGCGAAGAAAATAGAGGAGAGGGTGGTGCTGGTGGGGAAAGACTTGGTGGAAAGAGAGGCAGTGAGGGCCGAGAAGGAAGTGGAGTTGGGGTTGGGTAAAGCGTCCATGGTCGGTGGCGCTGGCATTGGGATAAGATGGTTTACAATGGAGGTGGTGGTTCTGAAGCGTAGGGTTTTGGAAGTGTGGTTTCTGAGGGGAAGAGACAACAAGTTGTTGCTACTGCTAGGACTTATGAAGGGCAATGAGAACTTCTGCATCCCTTCTGCTATGCATTTCCCGCCCACTCTCTTTTCGTATATTTCCTCTGCAAAGTTCAGAACAAACGCAGGGGCAGacggaaagaaagaagaaatagttTGTAAACAGGTGCTGGAGGGTTTTAGGGGGCATTTTTATACTGTAAGTAGAGGCgggttttagggtttttaaatatatttataattataaattatgtaactatcccgtaattattttaaaaaaattaaataaaatatgagatatataaaaaattaattttttaataataaattatatattttttaaaatgattacaccGTGTTTAGTTACGTaaaaattactctttattttatttgtttcacaTTGCGCTCATTTTTGTTCCATATCATAAGATATTTGCTTTCAATGATTCTAATTCAATACAATAAATTCTGGTGATACATCTAATCTTTACCATATTAATACACCGTTATATTGATGGCGCAGTCGTTTAGTGCGTTTCTTCCCATGAAGAAGAAGgagtttttatttatcaaattatataaaatttatgtgatataatttatgtataaaatacTTGGAATGTGATATATAGTgcattgttgttttcttttagcAAATATTCACAAGACCAGCCTTACTACGGAACTAGATAGAACCAATTCCGATGCCAATATACACACCAAAAACGTTAGTGACAAGGAAAACACACTTCTCCCACTTCAATGGATTTAATGATCTTTTGTCTCAAAGGTCACAGGCGGTCTTGTCCTGTCGGTGTCGCAAAACTATTTTCTCCCCAAATCCGTTCCACCGCAACAAGATACAAGCACCACccaatacaatacaatacaatactataataaaacaaaacaaaatacaaaaaaacattacaaagatAACGCTTCCATCGTACCTATAACGGGCTcgctctttcttttattttcttttacaaacatATTCATGTGTCATATATACACGAACTGTCATCTCAAAAGATTAGAACAGATCTTTCGCTTCTTTCGCTCTCTAGGAGAGTCTAAATGGGTCATGAAGCCCGCAGCGTTTTCAAAGGGGTCAAGTAGGCGTTTCACCTACAATATTCACACGGGCCATGTTACAAATGATATCTATTGTAATGAGCTCTATTGGGCTTTATAACCACCCATCGATTGTCAGGCCTTGTGGTTCAGCAATCAGCATTTTTTATGTGATGGTCGAGCTTTAAGTAAGAATTTCACTTTCTCGGACTTGGCCCATTTACGTTACActttaaatgtttgaaaagtgagCTGATTTGCATTATTACTAGTcataaattattgattaattttttattactattcattatttttcacatattatCTGAGActacttcaatatccaaacatattaGAGATGTGTAGTGCTCTGAAATTAACCTGCAGGTACCTAGAACAAAATGGGATTTACTCGAGATTTAAGACTTAAGGTGGGAGAGACataaatatattagatttaatttagattttttttattcatccaAAGAGAAACATAAAGTGGTCTCATAATATTTAATGAGCATAATGCTAGCCGAATCACTGGAGTTTGATTTAGCAAGTAACGAGATTGGAACTAATCAGATCAGGTTTGAAAAccttttaataattaacaactATGCAATTATTTTGCAcgctaatataatattatataagcAGTACCAAGTTTCATCCATGCTATATCATGTCATCTAAAACTAGAAGGAAGAACGGAGCTCAAATTCCGGAAGTACTCTGTATAAGGAATCTCACTTTCTCTTAAGTTTCCGTTTCAATATTGagttaaattaagatgaattgaatttcttataaataataataaattgagataataaagtaaattttatgagattcatctaaaataagtttatatatatttagatgttaagatgaatttatatgtatttatataaaattaaaaaaatttgtgaattttacatataaatagatattaagttaaaaaaaattatagatcttatgtataaagagattttgaattgagattaatttaataatttaataatttaaatatttaatttaaaattaaattaatctcaGTTTAATTCAAGTTGAAAACAGGAGcctaagaatataaaaaaatattcataccGAGGTTCACCTAACTTCAGCAATATTCATGTGAAAGTGGATAAGATTAGTATTCTATTACCAACGGAAAAAGTTCCTTGAAATTTT containing:
- the LOC109013139 gene encoding putative methylesterase 14, chloroplastic, whose protein sequence is MGNRFICMTKKTEANENGSRSKRMGRSQRKMISEEELLHRQALSMALHQHQLSQRFEGSMSRRIGSTSFRRRNLPDDPLSNEKQAPDFLEKIKSKKFILIHGEGFGAWCWYKNIALLEESGLFPIAFDLTGSGIDLTDTNSVATLAGYSKPLIDYLQGLPEDEKVILVGHSSGGACISYAMERFPQKISKAIFLCATMVSNGQRPFDVFAEELGSAEHFIKESKFLIYGNGKDKPPTGFMFEKEQMKGLYFNQSPAKDVALAMVSTRPIPLRPIMEKLSLTPENYGIGRRFYIQTLDDRALSPDVQEKLVRENPPEGVFKIKGSDHSPFLSKPQSLHKILIEIAQIP
- the LOC109013145 gene encoding uncharacterized protein LOC109013145 translates to MQKFSLPFISPSSSNNLLSLPLRNHTSKTLRFRTTTSIVNHLIPMPAPPTMDALPNPNSTSFSALTASLSTKSFPTSTTLSSIFFAAAKPRNYCLICRCEIDNKTHFRARSGSRAAWTHAGSDVSGSEKLSESAEGLEAEKESEKKSSRLSTDGGIWRHMGSTALIIGNPDLLTIPGVGPRNLIKLVEKGIGGVAELKQLYRDKFFGKSSQKMVEFLQSCVGIIHRNHAESITMYIKESVDEELKEDGSNSDVKQVQKKRITFCVEGNISVGKTTFLKRIANETLELRDLVEIVPEPINKWQDVGPDHFNILDAFYAEPQRYAYTFQNYVFVTRVMQERESSGGIKPLRLMERSVFSDRMVFVRAVHEANWMNEMEISIYDSWFDPVVSCLPGLIPDGFIYLRASPDTCHKRMQLRKRTEEGGVSLEYLHDLHEKHESWLFPFQSGNHGVLSVSKLPLHMDSTLHPDIRDRVFYLEGDHMHSSIQKVPALILDCEPNIDFSRDIEAKRQYARQVAEFFEFVKKKKEVPFMEAGEGDTSCQPQVMLPRNGELWVPAGKHFPESALKSLDFRRAMSFMSG